The Mucilaginibacter terrenus genome has a segment encoding these proteins:
- a CDS encoding HlyD family secretion protein, whose translation MFLEKNINVESISGYRSFQMAMQNNHSQNKIKWLAAFIILVLVILFLPWTQNIQSKGEVSALDPQQRPQEVNSIIPGRIVKWYVKDGSFVKRGDTLAQITEVKDDYLDPELTDRTAEQLKAKNEAAGFYQSKVLTADKQLAALGQALQLKLAQLNNKLKQYNLQVQSDSISMLAANNQFTIADAQLKRQKELYTAGLKSLTELEQRQQYYQDALAKKISSENKYYNSKNELLNIRLELSSVEQDYTEKLSKTNGERFAALSQAATGTGEAAKLRNQLTNYRTRQGFHYILAPQSGQVLRSIKAGIGEILKDGEKLLTIVPTTFSKAVEISVDPNDLPLVHAGQLVRIQFDGFPAIVFSGWPQASYGLFSGRVVAVDNSIDAMGKFKVWVKPDETTKAWPANVRYGTGCQAIALLNNVPIWYELWRKINGFPADFYKPAAGDNAESKTKKK comes from the coding sequence ATGTTTTTAGAAAAGAATATCAACGTAGAATCCATTTCGGGTTATAGGTCCTTTCAGATGGCTATGCAGAACAATCATAGCCAAAACAAAATAAAATGGCTTGCCGCTTTCATCATTTTGGTATTGGTTATCTTGTTTCTGCCATGGACACAAAACATACAATCAAAAGGGGAAGTTTCGGCGCTTGACCCGCAACAAAGGCCACAAGAGGTCAATAGCATTATACCGGGCCGTATAGTTAAGTGGTACGTTAAGGACGGCAGTTTTGTTAAGCGGGGTGATACGCTGGCACAAATAACCGAAGTTAAAGATGACTACCTGGACCCTGAGTTAACCGACCGTACTGCAGAGCAGCTAAAGGCTAAAAACGAAGCGGCTGGATTTTATCAAAGTAAAGTGTTAACAGCCGACAAACAGCTAGCGGCATTAGGGCAAGCTTTACAGTTAAAGTTAGCGCAGTTGAATAATAAATTAAAGCAGTACAACTTGCAGGTACAGTCTGACAGCATTAGCATGCTGGCGGCTAATAACCAGTTTACTATAGCAGATGCGCAGTTAAAACGGCAAAAAGAGCTCTACACTGCCGGGTTAAAGTCACTAACCGAGCTGGAGCAGCGACAGCAATATTACCAGGATGCACTGGCGAAAAAAATCAGCAGCGAGAATAAATACTATAACAGTAAAAATGAGCTGCTTAACATTCGCCTGGAGCTATCGTCGGTAGAACAGGATTATACCGAAAAGTTGTCCAAAACCAATGGCGAACGGTTTGCCGCGCTGTCTCAGGCTGCCACCGGTACAGGCGAAGCCGCCAAGTTGCGCAATCAGCTTACTAATTACCGTACCCGGCAAGGTTTCCACTATATTCTTGCGCCACAAAGCGGGCAGGTTTTACGCAGCATAAAGGCGGGTATAGGTGAGATATTAAAAGACGGTGAAAAGCTTTTAACTATTGTACCTACAACATTTAGTAAAGCAGTAGAAATAAGTGTCGATCCTAATGACTTGCCGCTGGTACATGCAGGTCAACTGGTGCGCATCCAGTTCGACGGCTTCCCGGCAATTGTATTTTCCGGATGGCCGCAAGCATCTTACGGCCTCTTTAGCGGGCGTGTTGTGGCCGTAGATAACAGCATTGATGCTATGGGTAAATTTAAGGTTTGGGTAAAGCCAGATGAAACTACAAAGGCCTGGCCTGCAAATGTACGTTATGGTACCGGCTGCCAGGCTATTGCACTGCTAAACAATGTGCCTATATGGTACGAGTTATGGCGGAAAATAAACGGGTTCCCGGCAGACTTTTACAAGCCAGCGGCTGGTGATAACGCTGAATCAAAGACGAAGAAAAAATGA
- a CDS encoding peptidase domain-containing ABC transporter, with product MAESTSVSVKSATKKLLQLVNLERKEVSYIYFFAALGGIIQLSLPLGIQAIIGLLFGGILSASLIVLICFVVLGVMLAGILQVMQMRVSERIQQRIFARLTFAYAYRIPKIDLLSVDNYYLPELVNRFFDTASLQKGLSKLLLDIPAASIQILFGLILLSFYHPIFIVFGIVLLAVVLIIFYLTSPKGLRSSIEESDYKYQVAHWLEEISRAVKTFKFSQNFGLHLKKTDKLTAGYLDARTEHFNVLILQYRVLIAFKVTITAAMLIIGSLLLIRQQINLGQFVAAEIIIIGTLSSVEKLIVSLETVYDVMTSIEKLDKVLQKPHDPESSKLSITDADMSQSVDISVANLSFAYQEGKQVINNLSFAVKPGEKVCIRGTEGSGKTTLLRVLAGLYGSYKGQILVNGVPLQNLPAEQWRSKVAVYFAREELFSGTFWDNLTLGNEKIGISSVIEVCNLVGLADYISSREQGYQSILDPLGQKLSDTAVQKILIARCMLAKPSLLLLESGWQNIEEPYRRLITEKLMNDRTFTVMAITDNPEFIKRCDKVIDLSTTQKA from the coding sequence ATGGCTGAGAGCACATCTGTATCCGTAAAAAGCGCAACAAAAAAGCTATTACAGCTGGTTAATCTGGAACGCAAAGAAGTAAGCTACATATATTTTTTTGCAGCGCTTGGTGGTATAATACAACTATCGCTGCCTTTGGGCATTCAGGCCATCATAGGTTTGCTGTTTGGGGGGATACTTTCGGCGTCGTTAATTGTACTAATTTGCTTTGTAGTACTTGGCGTAATGCTTGCAGGTATTTTGCAGGTAATGCAAATGAGAGTATCTGAGCGCATACAGCAGCGTATATTTGCACGGCTTACATTTGCATATGCCTACCGCATTCCAAAAATTGATTTACTCAGTGTAGATAACTACTATTTGCCGGAGTTGGTGAACCGGTTTTTTGATACTGCAAGCTTGCAAAAAGGCCTGTCCAAATTGTTGCTTGACATTCCTGCGGCATCTATCCAGATATTGTTCGGTCTTATATTACTTAGTTTTTACCACCCAATATTTATTGTATTTGGCATTGTGCTGCTGGCAGTGGTATTAATTATATTTTATTTAACCAGCCCTAAAGGTTTACGAAGCAGTATTGAAGAAAGTGATTACAAATACCAGGTTGCACACTGGCTGGAGGAAATTTCAAGGGCAGTCAAGACCTTCAAGTTTTCGCAAAATTTCGGATTGCACCTTAAAAAAACAGACAAATTAACCGCCGGATACCTGGACGCGCGTACCGAGCATTTTAACGTGCTGATCTTACAATACCGTGTGCTCATCGCTTTTAAAGTGACCATTACTGCAGCTATGCTTATTATTGGTTCTTTGCTGCTTATTCGCCAGCAAATTAACCTTGGTCAGTTTGTGGCGGCCGAGATTATTATTATCGGAACGCTGAGCTCGGTAGAAAAGTTGATCGTAAGCCTGGAAACGGTTTATGATGTAATGACATCTATAGAAAAACTGGATAAGGTTTTACAAAAACCTCACGATCCAGAAAGTAGCAAATTAAGCATTACCGACGCGGACATGAGCCAATCTGTAGATATAAGCGTAGCCAATTTAAGCTTTGCTTACCAGGAAGGTAAGCAGGTGATAAACAATCTGTCTTTTGCTGTTAAACCAGGAGAAAAGGTGTGCATACGCGGGACCGAAGGAAGCGGGAAAACAACTTTACTGCGGGTACTGGCAGGATTGTACGGCAGTTACAAGGGCCAGATCTTAGTTAACGGAGTGCCTTTACAAAATTTACCGGCTGAGCAATGGCGCAGTAAAGTAGCGGTGTATTTTGCACGTGAAGAGCTGTTTAGCGGCACGTTTTGGGATAACCTTACTTTAGGCAACGAAAAAATTGGCATCTCCTCGGTCATTGAGGTTTGTAACCTGGTAGGCCTGGCAGACTACATTTCATCAAGAGAACAAGGCTATCAATCCATCCTTGATCCATTAGGGCAAAAGCTGTCTGACACGGCGGTACAGAAAATATTAATTGCACGTTGCATGTTAGCAAAGCCAAGCCTGCTGCTGCTGGAAAGCGGATGGCAAAACATAGAAGAGCCTTACAGAAGGTTAATTACGGAAAAGTTGATGAATGACAGAACATTTACCGTCATGGCCATAACCGACAATCCGGAGTTTATTAAAAGATGCGACAAGGTTATTGATCTGTCAACCACCCAAAAAGCTTAG
- a CDS encoding proton-conducting transporter transmembrane domain-containing protein: MNGHLLNVVIVSPAMFMATAMVANRQFGASLRLIKRMSLIATTLAIITVAFIAITTTITGSAESNLFVAEGLGISLRFDPLSVIMFTMIALISFVVVKFSFNYLDGDAKQGIFIGRLSATIASVQFLVLSGNLGILLVSWVLTSVFLHRLLLFYPDRPGAIIAARKKFIIARVGDACLIIAIILLYKEFGTGNLNYISKQVKAHFAHGTLPGEVEASAVFLALAAMLKSAQFPTHGWLIEVMETPTPVSALLHAGLLNAGPFLIIRMAFIIHASTYAPLLLISIGGFTALFASAVYLTQTSIKTALSYSSVAHMGFSLLVCGLGVFPAAMLHLVAHSFYKAHAFLSSGSTIDVLRASKFESVKRTGNPVKIIIGITLALIVYTGFAGMLGVDTTKHFSLFAIGAIMVLGLSRLLTSVTDSNGSAALLLRAGFITMLISVAFFSLEALSNHLIAAEVPEIGPNTATQKLFMSILLCAFAAAVLIQILAPIIPNRNSYRSIALHIRNGLYVNSAFDRLIGSLTIYSTGKTSSGLIRGKKQ, from the coding sequence ATGAACGGACACTTACTAAATGTAGTTATTGTTTCGCCTGCAATGTTTATGGCGACGGCAATGGTAGCTAACCGGCAATTTGGCGCCAGCTTAAGGTTAATTAAACGTATGAGCCTAATTGCAACAACGCTGGCTATAATTACCGTTGCATTTATTGCAATTACAACAACTATAACCGGCTCTGCGGAGAGCAACTTGTTTGTGGCAGAAGGTTTAGGTATCAGTTTGCGCTTTGATCCCCTAAGTGTTATCATGTTCACAATGATTGCGCTTATCAGTTTTGTGGTAGTAAAGTTTAGCTTTAATTACCTTGATGGCGACGCAAAGCAAGGCATTTTTATCGGCAGGCTTTCGGCAACCATCGCTTCCGTTCAATTTTTGGTTCTCTCGGGTAATTTGGGGATACTTTTAGTTAGCTGGGTATTAACAAGTGTGTTTTTACACCGGCTATTATTGTTTTATCCTGATAGACCGGGCGCAATTATTGCCGCCCGGAAAAAATTCATCATAGCCCGTGTAGGTGACGCTTGTTTAATAATTGCTATTATCCTGTTATATAAAGAGTTTGGAACTGGCAACCTCAATTACATATCCAAGCAGGTTAAAGCACATTTTGCACATGGTACATTGCCCGGTGAAGTAGAAGCTTCTGCTGTTTTTCTGGCCTTAGCTGCAATGTTAAAATCTGCGCAATTCCCTACACATGGCTGGCTGATAGAAGTGATGGAAACACCTACGCCGGTATCGGCCCTGCTACATGCGGGCCTATTAAATGCAGGCCCTTTTTTAATCATCAGGATGGCCTTCATCATTCACGCGAGTACCTACGCCCCGCTTTTACTGATAAGCATAGGAGGCTTTACAGCATTGTTTGCGTCGGCGGTGTACCTCACCCAAACTTCCATAAAAACAGCGTTAAGCTACTCCAGCGTCGCGCATATGGGCTTTAGTTTACTGGTATGCGGCCTTGGCGTATTCCCGGCAGCAATGCTTCACCTTGTGGCACATTCATTTTACAAAGCACATGCCTTTTTATCATCAGGCAGCACCATAGATGTGCTGCGGGCTTCAAAATTCGAGTCGGTTAAAAGGACAGGAAATCCTGTTAAAATTATTATCGGGATAACGCTTGCCTTAATTGTTTACACAGGTTTTGCAGGCATGCTGGGTGTAGATACAACTAAACACTTCTCACTGTTTGCAATAGGAGCAATTATGGTACTTGGGCTTTCCAGGCTTTTAACCTCGGTTACAGATTCAAACGGGAGCGCAGCCCTGCTGTTAAGAGCAGGGTTTATCACGATGTTGATTTCAGTAGCCTTTTTTAGCCTTGAGGCTTTAAGCAATCATCTGATTGCAGCAGAAGTTCCAGAGATCGGACCAAATACAGCCACACAAAAACTCTTTATGAGCATTTTGCTCTGCGCGTTTGCTGCCGCAGTACTTATACAAATACTTGCACCCATAATCCCTAATCGAAATTCCTATCGCTCAATTGCGCTGCACATCAGGAATGGATTATATGTCAACTCTGCTTTTGACCGCCTGATTGGATCATTAACCATCTACTCTACCGGGAAAACATCATCGGGGTTGATAAGGGGTAAAAAGCAGTAA
- a CDS encoding YbcC family protein encodes MNNIMEDNVAELQKHTSTALFNALNVVCKKIAPAWSLQHFVAVNPYMGLTELKFTDAAKDLAVAAGIQMTLPVSFYLKKLEEQQITINDVAIVLSKKYPNEKSDVNVFLNKLRDFDDTEKQSDIILTVADTACKATGKDWGRFVTTRVAAWAATYFDQGQAIWATTNPDESIYTSWKKEAAWDFNPEIMGLAGFRAFVKSLPDNPLQAAQFALGSLGIPEEGLSIYLHRLLLRVGGWAAYIARVDFDNKLYGNGDEKLVELLAILICWEACLLNTIKDTEIQLQWRDVCANLALAPIKGELDSSLTRKLILQEAFDLAMQNKLIARLQSSQQAARPYAIAPKAHAIFCIDVRSEVFRRNMELVDNAIETLGFAGFFAFPIKYIPLGQQEGQAQCPVLLKTGPVIAEEIPENKLHKQAVTKRILTHQVNQLWKSFKSGAVSCFSFVSPMGLFYLPKLFTDSFGITRPVPHPDSTGLTAANSAKTRVSLSYARHGKDTLGIPLDQQVEMAKNALTAMSLTSNFAPFVLIVGHGSTSVNNPHATGLDCGACGGHTGEANAKVAAEILNDELVRKQLNKSGIYIPENTMFMACLHDTTTDKVTVYNEYILPADRVAEWKDVKISLELAGKASRAERLLRMAVDPNQDADDAIMARSKDWSQIRPEWGLAGCSAFVVAPRSRTKGINLGGKSFLHSYEWEKDHDFKVLELIMTAPMVVTSWINLQYYASTTDNKTFGSGNKALHNITAGVGVVEGSSGDLRIGLPWQSVHDGAQYQHEPLRLSVVIEAPLKAMNDVLKKHASVRNLCDNNWIYLLAMDTEGKVSHRYTGNYTWEIVNQPEAC; translated from the coding sequence ATGAATAATATAATGGAAGATAATGTAGCAGAACTACAGAAGCACACGTCCACAGCTTTGTTTAACGCTTTAAACGTGGTTTGCAAAAAAATTGCCCCGGCATGGTCGTTACAGCATTTTGTTGCGGTGAACCCTTACATGGGTTTAACCGAATTAAAATTTACGGACGCTGCTAAGGACCTTGCTGTAGCGGCAGGTATACAAATGACCTTACCAGTAAGCTTCTATCTGAAAAAGCTGGAGGAACAGCAGATAACTATTAATGATGTAGCGATAGTTTTAAGTAAAAAGTACCCCAATGAAAAATCTGATGTAAACGTTTTCCTTAATAAGCTGCGGGACTTTGATGATACAGAAAAGCAATCAGACATAATTTTAACGGTAGCTGATACCGCTTGTAAGGCCACCGGAAAAGATTGGGGCCGCTTTGTCACCACGAGAGTGGCGGCTTGGGCTGCAACTTACTTTGACCAGGGGCAGGCAATTTGGGCCACTACCAACCCGGATGAAAGTATATACACCTCCTGGAAAAAGGAAGCTGCATGGGATTTTAATCCGGAGATTATGGGACTAGCCGGCTTTAGGGCATTTGTAAAAAGTTTACCTGATAACCCGCTGCAGGCTGCCCAATTTGCACTAGGCAGCCTTGGCATACCAGAAGAAGGACTCTCTATATACCTTCATCGCTTGCTATTGCGCGTTGGTGGCTGGGCAGCATATATTGCCCGTGTTGATTTTGACAACAAACTATATGGCAACGGTGACGAAAAGCTGGTTGAACTCCTGGCAATATTGATATGCTGGGAAGCATGTTTGCTTAATACAATAAAGGATACTGAGATACAACTACAATGGAGAGATGTGTGCGCTAACCTTGCATTAGCACCAATAAAGGGTGAGCTTGACAGCAGCTTAACCCGGAAACTTATTTTACAGGAAGCTTTTGACTTGGCCATGCAAAATAAATTGATAGCCAGGTTGCAGTCTTCACAACAAGCAGCAAGGCCGTATGCTATCGCCCCGAAAGCACATGCTATTTTTTGCATAGATGTACGCTCGGAGGTGTTCAGGAGAAACATGGAGCTGGTAGATAATGCCATTGAGACGCTGGGTTTTGCCGGCTTTTTTGCATTTCCTATAAAGTATATTCCACTAGGGCAACAGGAGGGGCAGGCGCAATGCCCGGTGTTGTTGAAAACAGGGCCCGTGATTGCTGAAGAAATCCCTGAAAATAAGTTGCATAAACAAGCGGTAACAAAAAGGATATTAACACACCAGGTAAATCAACTTTGGAAGTCTTTTAAATCTGGTGCAGTAAGCTGCTTTAGTTTTGTAAGCCCAATGGGGTTGTTTTACCTGCCAAAACTGTTTACCGATTCATTTGGCATTACAAGACCAGTTCCCCATCCGGATAGCACCGGGTTAACAGCGGCGAATTCCGCAAAAACGCGTGTAAGTTTATCTTATGCCCGGCATGGCAAAGACACATTAGGAATACCATTGGACCAACAAGTAGAAATGGCCAAAAATGCGTTAACGGCAATGTCCCTAACCTCCAACTTCGCTCCTTTTGTGTTGATTGTGGGGCACGGCTCAACAAGTGTAAATAATCCCCATGCAACAGGGCTGGATTGTGGTGCTTGTGGCGGGCACACGGGTGAAGCTAACGCTAAAGTAGCTGCAGAAATACTGAATGACGAATTAGTTAGAAAACAGCTAAATAAGTCAGGAATTTACATTCCGGAAAATACCATGTTTATGGCCTGCCTACATGATACAACAACAGACAAGGTGACCGTTTACAATGAATACATCCTTCCTGCAGACCGCGTTGCAGAGTGGAAAGATGTAAAAATATCACTCGAACTTGCCGGCAAAGCTTCCCGTGCAGAAAGGCTGTTAAGAATGGCTGTTGATCCTAATCAGGATGCAGACGATGCAATAATGGCCCGGAGCAAAGATTGGTCGCAGATACGCCCGGAATGGGGTTTAGCGGGTTGTTCGGCCTTTGTGGTGGCTCCGCGCTCAAGAACGAAAGGAATAAACCTCGGCGGAAAATCTTTTCTGCATTCTTACGAATGGGAAAAGGATCATGACTTTAAGGTTCTTGAACTGATTATGACCGCTCCTATGGTAGTAACCAGCTGGATAAATCTGCAGTATTATGCCTCTACCACGGATAACAAAACTTTCGGATCAGGTAACAAGGCACTACATAACATAACAGCAGGCGTAGGTGTAGTAGAAGGTAGCTCAGGTGATTTAAGGATTGGCCTGCCGTGGCAGTCTGTGCATGATGGTGCCCAGTATCAGCATGAGCCATTGCGTTTAAGTGTGGTTATCGAAGCTCCTCTAAAGGCAATGAATGATGTCTTGAAAAAGCACGCGTCTGTCCGAAACCTTTGTGACAACAACTGGATCTACCTACTTGCGATGGATACAGAAGGTAAAGTTTCGCACCGCTACACCGGAAATTATACTTGGGAAATAGTAAACCAACCTGAAGCTTGCTAA
- a CDS encoding LysR family transcriptional regulator, whose amino-acid sequence MKYTLHQLQVFSKVVQAQSITKAAEELFLTQPGVSIQLKNFQDQFDIPLTEVIGRQLYVTDFGKEIAELAQQILNQVEEIDYRTSAFKGRLYGRLKMAVVSTGKYVMPYFLSAFINENPSIELTMDVTNRAAVIKALENNEADFGLVSVLPDKLKIEEELLLENKLFLVGDAESKLEVPAKNIQLLEQLPMIYREEGSATRMVMEKFLEKKKIHLKKRLELTSNEAVKQAVIAGLGYSVMPLIGIRNEVQDGDLKIIPVADFPIRSRWRLIWLKNKKLPPVASAYLEHVRQHKAAIIEKHFSWIETV is encoded by the coding sequence ATGAAATATACACTGCACCAGCTGCAAGTTTTCTCTAAAGTAGTTCAGGCGCAAAGTATTACCAAAGCAGCAGAAGAGCTTTTTCTTACTCAACCGGGCGTATCCATACAGCTGAAAAATTTTCAAGATCAATTTGATATACCTTTAACAGAAGTTATTGGCCGACAATTATATGTGACTGATTTTGGGAAAGAAATAGCTGAGTTGGCCCAGCAAATACTTAACCAGGTAGAAGAAATTGACTACCGTACCAGCGCATTTAAGGGGAGGTTATATGGCCGGCTGAAAATGGCTGTTGTATCTACGGGTAAGTATGTGATGCCTTATTTCTTATCTGCTTTCATCAATGAGAATCCTTCAATAGAGCTCACAATGGATGTGACTAACAGGGCAGCAGTTATAAAAGCACTTGAAAACAATGAAGCAGATTTTGGTTTAGTTTCCGTATTGCCCGACAAACTAAAGATAGAAGAGGAGCTGCTGCTTGAAAACAAGCTTTTTTTAGTTGGTGATGCGGAAAGCAAGTTAGAGGTTCCGGCTAAAAACATACAATTACTGGAGCAACTGCCCATGATTTATCGGGAAGAAGGTTCGGCCACCCGAATGGTGATGGAAAAGTTTTTGGAAAAGAAGAAAATACATCTGAAAAAGCGGTTAGAACTTACCTCTAACGAGGCGGTTAAACAAGCGGTTATAGCCGGCCTGGGTTATTCGGTAATGCCGCTTATTGGTATCAGAAATGAGGTGCAGGATGGCGATTTAAAGATTATCCCAGTGGCTGATTTTCCGATCAGATCCCGCTGGCGGTTAATTTGGCTGAAAAACAAAAAATTGCCGCCCGTAGCTTCTGCGTACCTGGAACACGTACGCCAGCACAAGGCGGCAATAATAGAGAAGCACTTTTCCTGGATAGAAACAGTTTAA